A region from the Parabacteroides sp. FAFU027 genome encodes:
- a CDS encoding leucine-rich repeat domain-containing protein, whose amino-acid sequence MKKTIVSFGFALLAIVAFGQVSKTVNVNTAGSLSSLLSATEKQTVADLTVTGTIDARDVMLMRDSMTMLANLDLSGVNITAYTGIKGTINESFTYPANEMPIFSFCNPYTYSGKVSLKNVKLPISITQIGNYTFFLCSGLSGSFTIPDSVKLIGNGAFGACEGLTGNLTIPYSVTTIGDSAFYDCKGLTGSLIIPNTVTTIGFGAFYLCTGFSELFLPQSLSEISDMAFASCSGLKKITIANPIPPTIYSWTFYQVNKNTCQLIVPPGSELAYQSANYWSDFFAKTPQPKTIHLTTAGTLKDSLSHTDAATIANLSLTGLIDARDVRFMRDSMTVLASLDLSGVCIAAYTGTDGTYSTNTTIYPANEIPKYSFRRPVSPLGKTTLKSIKLPISITSIGDFAFYNCYTLTDSLYIPNSVTSIGDFAFYYCPELVGNLSFTNSLTSIGKSSFFYCKGLKGSLTIPNSVISIGDSAFFYCGGLMGSLTISKSVASINNGVFAGCYGLTGNLTIPNSVTSIGNNAFYKCNGLTGSLVIPDSVISIGNKAFFNCTGFTDLLLPKSLATISDWAFASCTGLKKITDNNPVPPTIYGSTFDQVNKTSCQLIVPSGSELAYQSATYWSDFFANIPQPKTIHLTTAGTLKDSLSYTEAATITDLTVTGTIDARDVRFMRDSMTVLANMDLSGVNISAYTGTLGTNTNIQTTYPVNEMPIYSFRKVDSYQNGNTYLQTIKLPLSITSIGDYAFAYCKGLTGSLIIPDSVHTIGNYAFSDCTGLSGSLVIPNAVTSIGDYAFSMCSGLSDNLIFSSSVKTIGNYAFNHCTKLKGNLNLPNSLITIGNGAFSYCSGFTGNLTLPGSVTSIGDYCFEQCKGLNGNLIIPASVKQIGAYAFNGCNKISGNLTIPESVTYIGSSAFNWCSGFTGNLIIPDFITNIEPGTFSYCSGFNGYLKIGNAVKTIGSNAFQGCTGLTGNLIMPNSIESIGDNAFYNCKNLSGNLTIPDFVTQIGQNAFGKCSGLSGSLSFPKSMTTINWNTFSGCSGITELIIPPSIISIYDWAFSSCTGLTKIVSVHTQPVSIGSYTFDQVNKSAVQLIVPTGSTAAYQSATYWSAFTNITEQDFGFSKKIHVILPGTLGALLNAFDISIISSLSLTGTIDARDIKLIRDSLVSITDLDLSGVNIVSYTGKGGTYTDSLTTYPANELPVYAFSTPGTYSYYNNKSNLKSFKLPSTINSIGNSAFAYCSKLTGNLVIPGSVKSIGDYAFYYCYGFNGNLIIPDSVCMIGDYAFYSCNGFSGNLTISNSVKVIGKSAFSNCNGFYGSLTLPNAVTAVGEYAFSWCGGLTGNIIIPATLDSISSGIFIGCSRLTGSLALPPNIKYIGKNAFQGCSSLSGNLIIPDSIKRIGSYAFGYCYGFTGNLRLSNSLTKIESGTFYGCGGLSGNLTIPNSVITIESSAFAECKGFTGNLTLPNSVKKIGSDAFSYCSGFTEDLVLPSSIDTIEDWAFRGCSGLSGRVSIPSSVKSIESNAFDECWGISEFLVDDNNAYYSSSNGMLLDKNQNLLIQCPLAKQGIVQIPQTVTTIGNHAFYNCNKLTGDLILPDHLKTIGSEAFQGCSGLTGNLTIPNQVRTISYQAFNGCSGFTGRLTIPNSVSTIDWKAFYGCNGFSELFLSQNIEQIYDLTFGPCNNLKKIMSASVVPPLIYSYANPFDQINKNSCQLIVPTGSKTAYKSATYWSDFSNIIEQDFTIRKVIDVITPGTLCNLLNINEADTITDLTVIGFIDARDVRFMRDSMSALINLDLSGVKIASYTGTEGTNSNTLSYYPVNEMPVYSFSKPDEDYPDYYYYYSDPVLLKTIKLPVSITSIGSMAFAYCMRLTGNLMIPDSVIYIGKGAFAYCIQLTGSLNIPNSVTSIGDGAFAYCSGLDGELTIPRSLKTIGDGTFAACYELTGSLMLPNSVKNIGKYAFYGCSNLTGNLIIPDSLTMINDSVFFLCSGLTGNLTIPGVVRTIGNNAFAYCSGFSGNLYLPDSVTAIGDNAFDGCSGLKGDLTIPKSVKSIGNHSFGQCSGLTGSLLIPDSVSYIGDYAFAGCSGFTGELSIPSAIDSIGNGIFEGCTGLTGNLTIPNTIKSIGYDAFQGCSSLSGNLVIPNSVQAIGWSAFAGCSGFTGNLIIPNSVKTIDAYAFSGCKGLNGSLAIPDSLSMIYYGTFRGCSGLTGSIKIPGTVTYIYWNAFEDCKNFTELYLPQNIKKIDDYTFKGCSGLMEIKSTNPVPPTISSYTFNQVNKSNCLLIVPSGSITAYQTALYWSEFYKVISLGITPIKAQLYNIYSSNGLIIVEKVTDEVIKVFSISGTLIKTINSQKGTTTINLPKGSYIVKVGSITEKVNL is encoded by the coding sequence ATGAAAAAAACAATCGTCTCCTTCGGTTTTGCCCTGTTGGCAATAGTTGCTTTTGGGCAGGTTTCCAAAACAGTAAATGTGAATACTGCGGGATCACTGAGCAGCCTACTCTCCGCAACTGAAAAGCAAACGGTTGCCGATCTCACTGTAACGGGAACTATTGATGCCCGCGATGTGATGTTAATGCGGGACAGTATGACTATGTTGGCCAATCTGGATTTGTCCGGAGTCAATATAACAGCCTATACAGGAATAAAAGGCACTATAAATGAATCATTTACCTATCCGGCTAACGAAATGCCCATTTTTTCATTCTGCAATCCGTACACATACTCCGGCAAAGTCTCCCTCAAAAATGTAAAATTACCTATCTCAATAACCCAAATAGGGAATTATACGTTCTTTTTGTGCAGTGGGCTGAGTGGAAGCTTCACAATCCCAGACTCGGTCAAGTTAATTGGCAATGGAGCTTTCGGTGCCTGTGAGGGACTAACAGGAAACCTAACAATCCCATATTCGGTTACAACGATTGGGGATTCTGCTTTTTACGATTGTAAAGGTCTAACAGGCAGCTTAATCATTCCGAACACCGTGACAACGATCGGATTTGGTGCTTTCTATCTTTGTACCGGCTTCTCTGAATTATTTTTACCCCAAAGTTTATCCGAAATATCAGATATGGCATTTGCATCATGCAGCGGTTTGAAAAAGATAACAATAGCTAATCCGATTCCTCCTACAATTTATAGTTGGACTTTCTACCAGGTAAATAAAAACACCTGTCAACTGATTGTCCCTCCAGGTTCTGAATTGGCTTATCAATCAGCAAACTATTGGTCAGACTTTTTTGCAAAAACACCCCAACCCAAAACTATTCATCTGACCACAGCGGGAACACTGAAAGACTCACTTTCCCATACTGATGCTGCAACGATTGCAAATCTTTCCTTAACCGGGCTCATTGATGCCCGCGACGTAAGGTTTATGCGGGACAGTATGACTGTATTGGCAAGCCTGGATTTGTCGGGAGTGTGTATTGCTGCCTATACGGGTACGGACGGAACTTATTCAACTAATACAACAATCTATCCCGCCAATGAAATACCAAAATATTCTTTTAGAAGGCCCGTTTCACCATTAGGAAAAACCACACTAAAAAGTATAAAACTCCCCATTTCAATTACATCTATTGGAGATTTCGCCTTTTATAATTGCTATACACTGACAGACAGTTTATATATTCCAAACTCAGTAACTTCAATAGGCGATTTTGCTTTCTATTACTGTCCTGAATTAGTGGGTAATTTATCCTTTACCAATTCTTTAACTTCAATCGGGAAGAGCTCATTTTTCTATTGTAAAGGGCTAAAAGGTAGCTTAACCATTCCTAATTCGGTAATCTCAATCGGAGATAGCGCTTTTTTCTATTGTGGCGGGCTAATGGGTAGTTTAACAATTTCAAAATCTGTGGCATCGATAAACAATGGCGTTTTCGCCGGATGCTATGGATTAACTGGAAATTTAACGATACCAAACTCAGTGACTTCAATTGGCAATAATGCATTCTATAAGTGCAACGGACTCACAGGAAGCTTAGTAATTCCGGATTCTGTGATTTCGATTGGAAATAAGGCTTTCTTTAATTGCACCGGATTTACTGACTTACTTTTGCCCAAAAGTTTAGCTACTATATCAGATTGGGCTTTTGCTTCATGCACCGGATTGAAGAAAATAACAGACAATAATCCTGTACCTCCAACAATTTATGGCAGTACCTTTGATCAGGTAAATAAAACAAGCTGCCAACTTATTGTTCCTTCTGGTTCAGAACTGGCCTATCAATCGGCAACCTATTGGTCAGACTTTTTTGCAAATATACCCCAACCCAAAACTATCCATCTGACCACAGCAGGGACATTAAAAGACTCACTTTCATATACTGAAGCTGCAACAATTACCGATCTCACAGTAACAGGTACTATTGATGCGCGGGATGTAAGGTTCATGCGGGACAGCATGACTGTATTGGCTAATATGGATCTGTCAGGGGTGAATATATCAGCTTATACGGGAACACTGGGTACAAATACAAATATCCAGACCACATATCCGGTAAACGAAATGCCAATATATTCTTTTCGAAAAGTTGATTCTTATCAAAACGGCAATACTTATCTCCAGACTATAAAACTTCCCCTTTCAATTACTTCAATCGGGGATTACGCTTTTGCATACTGTAAAGGACTGACCGGTAGTTTAATAATCCCCGATTCTGTTCATACAATTGGGAATTATGCTTTTTCAGATTGTACCGGTCTATCTGGCAGTTTAGTAATACCCAATGCTGTCACAAGTATCGGAGATTATGCATTCTCAATGTGTAGTGGACTATCAGACAATTTAATTTTCTCGTCTTCTGTAAAGACAATAGGCAATTACGCCTTTAATCATTGTACTAAACTTAAAGGCAATTTAAATCTACCAAATTCTCTCATAACAATCGGAAATGGTGCTTTTTCGTATTGCTCAGGATTTACAGGAAACCTTACTCTACCCGGTTCGGTAACTTCAATAGGGGATTATTGTTTTGAGCAATGTAAGGGGCTTAACGGAAATTTAATTATACCCGCTTCGGTTAAACAAATTGGAGCCTATGCTTTTAATGGATGTAACAAAATATCGGGCAATTTGACTATTCCCGAATCAGTCACATATATCGGCAGTTCTGCTTTCAACTGGTGTTCGGGATTTACTGGAAATCTGATCATACCTGATTTCATAACCAATATTGAACCTGGCACTTTCAGTTATTGTAGTGGATTTAATGGATATCTTAAAATTGGAAACGCAGTTAAAACGATAGGTAGTAATGCATTTCAGGGATGTACCGGATTAACCGGCAACCTGATTATGCCTAACTCTATCGAATCTATTGGTGATAATGCGTTCTACAATTGTAAAAATTTATCCGGCAATCTGACAATCCCTGATTTTGTAACCCAAATTGGGCAAAATGCTTTTGGTAAATGTAGTGGATTATCAGGAAGTCTATCGTTTCCTAAATCTATGACAACTATCAATTGGAACACTTTTAGTGGATGTTCTGGTATCACGGAATTAATTATCCCTCCAAGTATAATATCCATTTATGATTGGGCATTTAGTTCCTGTACTGGATTGACCAAAATAGTATCAGTCCATACACAACCAGTGTCAATAGGCTCTTACACTTTTGACCAGGTAAATAAATCAGCCGTTCAACTGATCGTTCCGACAGGATCAACAGCAGCTTACCAATCTGCAACCTATTGGTCAGCGTTTACCAATATAACAGAGCAGGACTTTGGATTCAGTAAGAAAATTCATGTAATACTACCCGGGACTCTGGGTGCTTTACTTAATGCATTTGACATATCAATTATATCATCTCTTTCTTTGACCGGCACTATAGATGCACGAGATATTAAACTTATACGTGACAGTCTCGTTTCTATTACCGATCTGGACTTATCAGGAGTCAATATAGTGTCATATACTGGAAAAGGGGGTACCTATACTGACTCATTGACCACTTATCCTGCTAATGAATTACCTGTTTACGCATTCAGTACACCAGGTACATACTCCTATTATAACAATAAAAGCAATCTCAAATCATTCAAACTACCCTCCACCATAAATTCAATTGGTAATAGTGCTTTTGCCTATTGCTCAAAATTGACTGGCAACCTTGTCATTCCCGGATCCGTAAAATCAATTGGTGATTACGCATTTTATTATTGCTATGGATTTAATGGAAACCTGATAATTCCTGACTCGGTCTGTATGATCGGGGATTATGCTTTTTATTCCTGCAACGGATTTAGTGGCAACCTGACTATTTCAAATTCAGTGAAAGTGATTGGAAAATCCGCTTTTTCAAATTGCAATGGATTTTATGGTAGCCTAACTTTGCCTAATGCTGTTACAGCCGTTGGAGAATATGCTTTTTCTTGGTGTGGAGGACTAACTGGTAATATCATTATACCGGCAACATTAGATTCCATTTCATCAGGGATTTTCATTGGATGTAGCAGATTGACAGGCAGTTTGGCCCTTCCTCCAAACATCAAATATATTGGTAAAAATGCTTTTCAGGGATGTAGTAGTTTAAGCGGAAATTTAATTATTCCTGATTCAATAAAAAGAATTGGTAGCTATGCGTTTGGTTATTGCTACGGATTTACCGGCAACTTAAGGCTCTCAAATTCACTGACTAAAATTGAATCCGGCACTTTTTACGGATGTGGCGGTCTATCAGGAAATCTGACAATCCCTAACTCAGTCATAACCATTGAATCATCAGCATTCGCTGAATGTAAAGGATTTACAGGAAATCTAACACTTCCAAATTCAGTAAAAAAAATAGGTAGTGATGCATTTAGTTATTGCAGTGGATTTACCGAAGATTTAGTGCTTCCATCTTCCATTGATACTATAGAAGACTGGGCATTTCGAGGATGTAGCGGATTATCTGGAAGAGTATCAATTCCATCATCCGTTAAATCTATTGAATCAAATGCTTTTGATGAATGTTGGGGAATTTCAGAATTCCTGGTTGATGATAATAATGCATATTACTCATCATCAAATGGTATGTTATTGGATAAAAATCAAAACCTTTTAATTCAATGTCCACTGGCTAAACAAGGAATCGTCCAAATACCCCAGACTGTAACAACTATTGGTAATCATGCATTTTATAACTGCAACAAACTAACCGGAGACCTGATTTTACCGGATCACCTCAAGACTATCGGCTCTGAGGCATTTCAGGGATGTAGCGGTCTGACAGGAAATCTAACAATCCCTAATCAGGTAAGAACTATCAGTTACCAGGCATTCAATGGTTGCAGTGGATTCACTGGAAGACTAACAATTCCAAATTCTGTCTCAACAATTGATTGGAAGGCTTTTTATGGATGTAATGGTTTTTCTGAATTATTTTTGTCTCAAAACATCGAACAGATATACGATCTGACATTCGGCCCCTGCAACAATCTAAAAAAAATAATGTCGGCCAGTGTTGTACCACCTCTGATTTATTCGTATGCAAATCCGTTTGATCAAATAAATAAAAACAGTTGTCAGCTTATTGTCCCTACAGGATCAAAAACAGCCTACAAATCGGCAACCTACTGGTCTGATTTTTCTAATATTATAGAACAGGATTTTACCATAAGAAAAGTCATTGATGTAATCACACCAGGAACATTATGCAATCTACTCAACATTAATGAAGCTGACACAATTACAGATTTAACTGTGATAGGTTTTATTGACGCCCGAGACGTAAGATTTATGCGGGACAGCATGAGTGCATTAATTAACCTGGACTTATCTGGTGTAAAAATTGCATCTTATACTGGAACAGAAGGTACCAATTCTAATACTTTATCCTATTATCCGGTAAACGAAATGCCCGTATATTCATTCTCTAAACCCGATGAAGATTATCCAGATTACTACTATTATTATTCAGATCCGGTTCTTCTCAAAACAATTAAACTACCAGTCTCAATCACCTCAATCGGAAGCATGGCATTTGCTTATTGTATGAGATTAACCGGAAACCTGATGATTCCAGATTCTGTAATTTATATTGGTAAAGGAGCTTTTGCGTATTGTATCCAATTAACTGGTAGTCTTAATATCCCCAACTCAGTAACTTCAATTGGGGATGGTGCATTTGCATATTGTTCCGGGTTAGACGGTGAGCTGACTATTCCTCGCTCTTTAAAAACAATCGGTGATGGTACTTTTGCCGCATGCTATGAATTAACAGGCAGTTTAATGTTACCTAATTCGGTGAAAAATATCGGGAAATATGCATTCTACGGCTGCAGTAACTTAACCGGAAATTTAATTATCCCCGATTCACTTACAATGATTAATGACAGTGTGTTCTTTTTATGTAGTGGATTAACCGGTAACTTAACGATCCCGGGGGTAGTTAGAACAATCGGTAACAATGCTTTTGCTTATTGCTCCGGATTTAGCGGTAATTTATATCTTCCAGACTCTGTGACAGCGATTGGAGACAATGCCTTCGATGGCTGCTCCGGACTTAAAGGAGACTTAACCATTCCGAAATCTGTAAAATCAATCGGAAATCACTCATTCGGGCAATGCAGCGGATTAACCGGTAGTTTATTGATTCCGGATTCGGTTTCATATATCGGCGATTATGCTTTTGCCGGTTGTTCTGGATTTACCGGGGAATTAAGTATTCCATCTGCCATAGATTCAATTGGCAACGGTATTTTCGAAGGTTGTACTGGACTGACCGGTAATCTGACTATTCCTAATACTATCAAATCAATTGGTTATGATGCTTTCCAGGGATGTAGTAGTCTAAGTGGCAATTTAGTCATTCCAAACTCTGTTCAGGCAATTGGATGGTCGGCATTTGCCGGATGCTCAGGTTTTACCGGAAATCTTATCATTCCAAACTCTGTTAAAACAATAGATGCTTATGCATTCTCCGGTTGTAAAGGCTTAAATGGTAGCTTAGCCATTCCCGATTCCCTCTCTATGATCTATTATGGCACATTTAGGGGATGTAGTGGATTAACCGGTAGTATAAAAATACCGGGAACGGTTACCTATATCTACTGGAATGCTTTTGAAGACTGTAAAAACTTCACAGAGTTGTATTTACCCCAAAATATCAAAAAAATAGACGATTACACATTTAAGGGCTGTAGTGGTTTGATGGAAATTAAATCCACAAACCCTGTGCCTCCAACAATTTCCAGCTATACCTTTAATCAGGTGAATAAATCAAATTGCCTACTTATTGTTCCTAGTGGTTCTATTACGGCCTATCAAACAGCCCTCTACTGGTCTGAATTTTATAAGGTAATCTCTCTGGGAATCACACCAATAAAGGCTCAGCTATATAATATTTACAGTTCAAATGGTCTGATCATTGTAGAAAAAGTTACAGACGAGGTTATTAAAGTTTTCTCAATATCTGGTACACTTATCAAAACAATAAATAGCCAGAAAGGAACTACGACTATTAACTTACCCAAAGGTTCCTATATCGTAAAAGTCGGAAGCATCACAGAAAAAGTGAATTTATAG
- the nadC gene encoding carboxylating nicotinate-nucleotide diphosphorylase, giving the protein MNELIDQLIDIALREDIGDGDHSTFCCIPESATGKAKLLVKDPGVIAGVELAQHILKRFDPTLKVEVFIQDGAEVKPGDIVFTVEGKERSLLQIERLMLNVMQRMSGVATTTRCYVNELAGLKTKVLDTRKTTPGMRLIEKAAVKIGGGVNHRIGLYDAIMLKDNHIDFAGGIRNAILRAQEYLKEKGKDLTIEVEVRSMEELEEVMQTGGINRIMLDNFTPELTCKAVDRIGGKYETESSGGITFETLRQYAECGVDFISVGALTHSVKSLDLSFKAC; this is encoded by the coding sequence ATGAATGAATTAATCGATCAATTGATTGACATTGCCCTTAGAGAAGATATAGGCGATGGCGATCATAGCACATTTTGTTGCATTCCCGAATCTGCCACAGGCAAAGCAAAACTATTAGTTAAAGATCCCGGTGTGATTGCCGGTGTTGAATTGGCTCAACATATTCTTAAACGTTTTGATCCTACTCTCAAAGTCGAAGTCTTCATTCAGGATGGAGCTGAGGTAAAACCCGGAGATATCGTTTTTACCGTTGAGGGAAAGGAGCGTTCGCTTCTGCAAATAGAGCGTCTGATGCTTAATGTAATGCAACGCATGAGTGGTGTGGCCACCACCACCCGCTGTTATGTAAACGAACTTGCCGGTCTTAAAACCAAAGTGCTGGATACCCGCAAAACCACTCCCGGCATGCGTCTTATAGAGAAGGCAGCTGTGAAAATCGGAGGTGGTGTAAATCACCGCATCGGCCTTTATGATGCCATTATGCTGAAGGATAATCACATTGACTTTGCCGGAGGAATCAGGAATGCGATTCTTCGTGCTCAGGAATATCTGAAGGAAAAAGGGAAAGATCTGACCATTGAGGTAGAAGTTCGTTCGATGGAAGAACTTGAAGAGGTCATGCAAACAGGCGGCATCAACCGTATTATGCTCGATAACTTTACTCCCGAGCTGACCTGCAAAGCCGTTGATCGCATAGGTGGTAAATATGAAACGGAATCGTCAGGTGGTATTACTTTCGAAACTCTTCGTCAGTATGCTGAATGTGGCGTTGACTTTATTTCTGTAGGGGCATTGACCCACTCGGTAAAGAGTCTTGATTTAAGCTTTAAGGCTTGCTGA
- a CDS encoding DUF4783 domain-containing protein → MKRFFLIIIATCLFSVSRLFAQDASDIETAFQKANLSLMSDQISSSVDLILPSEDSSVNHDECVILVTRFLRSVSPKDFTIIHQGNRGETKFMVCSLTTARGNYRVHLLFKKVNTQYLISQIRIEPSNE, encoded by the coding sequence ATGAAACGTTTCTTTTTAATCATAATCGCAACCTGTCTGTTCTCGGTGAGCAGACTCTTTGCTCAGGATGCATCTGATATTGAGACTGCATTCCAGAAAGCCAATCTCTCGCTGATGTCTGACCAGATCAGTTCGTCAGTCGATCTGATTTTACCGTCAGAAGATTCATCTGTAAACCACGATGAGTGTGTGATTTTGGTTACGCGCTTTTTGCGTTCCGTTTCACCGAAGGATTTTACTATTATTCACCAGGGGAATCGTGGCGAAACCAAGTTTATGGTCTGTTCTTTAACGACAGCACGGGGAAATTACCGCGTGCACCTGCTCTTCAAAAAAGTAAATACACAATATCTAATCAGCCAGATACGAATCGAACCTTCCAATGAATGA
- the rlmH gene encoding 23S rRNA (pseudouridine(1915)-N(3))-methyltransferase RlmH — protein MKIALIAVGRTTEKYFTEAIDEYRNRLKFYLPFEFEIIPELKNTKSMSESQQKEKEGELILKQLQPGDVLVLLDEHGKEFTSMKFADYIEKKMHSVSKRLVFVIGGPYGFSDKVYAAAQEKISVSKMTFSHQMIRMIFLEQLYRAMTILNNEPYHHE, from the coding sequence ATGAAGATAGCGCTGATCGCCGTAGGAAGAACCACCGAAAAATATTTCACCGAAGCTATTGATGAATATCGTAACCGACTGAAATTCTACCTTCCCTTTGAATTTGAAATTATTCCCGAGCTCAAGAACACCAAGAGCATGAGCGAGTCTCAGCAAAAGGAGAAAGAGGGGGAACTGATATTAAAACAACTGCAACCCGGAGATGTTTTGGTTCTACTCGATGAACATGGCAAAGAGTTTACTTCAATGAAATTTGCCGACTATATTGAGAAAAAGATGCATTCGGTATCGAAACGTTTGGTCTTTGTCATTGGAGGGCCTTATGGCTTTTCGGATAAAGTGTATGCAGCGGCGCAGGAAAAGATTTCGGTATCGAAAATGACCTTTTCACACCAGATGATCCGCATGATATTTCTGGAACAGCTTTACCGGGCCATGACTATCCTGAATAACGAACCATATCACCACGAATAA
- a CDS encoding M24 family metallopeptidase, which yields MFKNEILPELSNRWKAIQKEMARQGTEGCLLAGNVNLFYVADRVFSGYFYLPVEGSPFFFVKRPVGLKGENVYYIRKPEQIAEILAEEGITTPKTLMLELDELSYNDVTRLQSIFTPEQTFNATAVLRKVRTIKSAYEIGLLRHSGLLHAACYSEVPQLYKPGMTDIDFSIEIERLFRQKGALGHFRVFGQSMEIFMGSVIAGDNADAPSPYDFAMGGSGLHSSLPVGGNGTVLTPGTAIMVDMGGTFTGYISDMTRVFSVGKVAPLAYNAHQLALEIQSDIVAIAKPGVATAELYNMAIEKVKKHDLLPYFMGYSQQAGFIGHGIGIQINESPVLAPRSKEILTEGHIFALEPKFVIPGTGAVGVENTFVVNADGIEKLTVLNEEIVELPC from the coding sequence ATGTTTAAAAACGAAATTTTACCTGAGCTCAGCAACCGCTGGAAAGCCATACAGAAAGAGATGGCCAGACAAGGCACCGAAGGTTGCTTACTGGCAGGAAATGTCAACCTGTTTTATGTGGCTGACCGTGTATTCAGCGGTTACTTTTATTTGCCGGTAGAAGGCAGTCCTTTCTTCTTTGTGAAACGTCCGGTAGGTCTCAAAGGTGAAAACGTATATTATATCCGCAAACCGGAACAAATCGCAGAGATTCTGGCAGAGGAAGGTATCACAACTCCAAAGACACTGATGCTGGAGCTTGACGAACTGAGCTACAACGACGTTACCCGTCTGCAATCCATCTTTACACCGGAACAGACCTTCAATGCAACCGCCGTATTACGCAAAGTGCGTACCATCAAATCGGCTTATGAGATTGGCCTGCTGCGCCATTCAGGACTTTTGCACGCAGCTTGTTACAGCGAAGTACCGCAACTCTACAAACCGGGCATGACCGACATCGACTTCTCTATCGAAATCGAACGTCTGTTCCGTCAGAAAGGAGCCTTGGGACATTTCCGGGTATTCGGGCAATCGATGGAAATCTTTATGGGAAGTGTAATTGCCGGGGACAATGCTGATGCACCTTCGCCTTATGATTTTGCAATGGGCGGTAGCGGCTTGCACAGCTCCTTACCGGTCGGTGGAAACGGAACAGTCCTGACTCCGGGAACAGCCATTATGGTGGATATGGGAGGAACTTTTACCGGATATATTTCGGATATGACCCGCGTATTTTCGGTAGGCAAAGTGGCTCCGCTGGCTTATAATGCACACCAGTTGGCCCTGGAGATTCAGAGCGACATTGTAGCTATCGCCAAACCAGGTGTAGCAACTGCAGAGCTTTACAACATGGCCATTGAAAAGGTAAAAAAACATGACCTTCTCCCCTACTTCATGGGATACAGCCAACAGGCCGGATTCATCGGTCACGGCATCGGTATCCAAATCAACGAATCGCCTGTACTGGCTCCACGTTCGAAAGAGATCCTGACCGAAGGCCACATCTTTGCCCTCGAACCTAAATTCGTAATCCCTGGCACGGGAGCTGTGGGTGTAGAAAATACTTTTGTAGTAAATGCCGACGGTATCGAAAAGCTGACTGTCCTTAATGAGGAGATTGTAGAACTTCCTTGTTGA
- the ybaK gene encoding Cys-tRNA(Pro) deacylase has translation MKIQKTNAARILDRLKIAYELVPYEVDESDLSAIHVAEQLGQSIEQVYKTILLRGDKSGVFVCVIPGAAEVNLKLAAKVSGNKSAETVAMKELLPLTGYIRGGCSPLGMKKPYPIYLHKDALEQPFIYISAGQRGLQLKLSPQDLCQAVNATVCEVV, from the coding sequence ATGAAGATACAGAAGACCAATGCCGCCCGCATACTCGACCGTTTGAAAATTGCTTACGAACTGGTTCCGTATGAGGTGGACGAAAGTGACCTGAGCGCGATTCACGTTGCAGAGCAATTGGGGCAGTCCATCGAACAGGTGTATAAAACCATCCTATTGCGTGGTGATAAATCCGGTGTTTTTGTCTGTGTCATTCCCGGTGCGGCAGAGGTTAATCTCAAACTGGCAGCCAAAGTCTCCGGTAATAAAAGCGCCGAAACCGTTGCCATGAAGGAGCTTTTACCGTTGACCGGATATATCCGTGGCGGCTGTTCTCCTTTGGGTATGAAAAAGCCGTACCCTATTTACCTCCACAAGGATGCGCTGGAGCAACCGTTTATCTACATCAGTGCCGGACAGCGCGGCCTGCAATTGAAGCTCTCTCCGCAGGATTTATGTCAGGCGGTAAATGCTACGGTTTGCGAGGTGGTGTAA
- a CDS encoding DUF695 domain-containing protein: MKLTDKWFSAISEDENGKLVIVTGRDDIMDFVKSGKFKERAEIYWKYEGDGQGMPSEELSEQMEQVEEALRKSMEKDKLAILTGVYTGGGQKTWVFICRTVRVFGERLNEALSSFDLLPIEIYTENDPDCEEYLDMLEMRSWGGDDDDED; the protein is encoded by the coding sequence ATGAAACTTACCGACAAATGGTTTAGCGCTATCTCTGAAGATGAGAATGGCAAACTGGTCATCGTGACCGGCCGTGACGATATTATGGATTTTGTGAAATCCGGAAAATTCAAAGAGCGAGCCGAGATTTACTGGAAATACGAAGGCGATGGACAGGGAATGCCGTCGGAGGAGCTTTCAGAACAAATGGAGCAGGTGGAAGAGGCTTTGCGTAAATCCATGGAAAAGGACAAACTGGCCATCCTGACCGGCGTCTATACCGGAGGTGGGCAGAAGACCTGGGTCTTTATCTGCCGCACCGTTCGTGTATTTGGAGAGCGCTTGAATGAGGCACTCTCTTCCTTTGACCTGTTGCCAATTGAGATTTATACGGAAAATGACCCTGACTGCGAAGAGTATCTCGATATGCTAGAGATGAGAAGCTGGGGTGGTGATGATGACGATGAAGATTAA